One window of Saprospiraceae bacterium genomic DNA carries:
- a CDS encoding T9SS type A sorting domain-containing protein — translation MWHQIVVKFPLSVILLSVYTQLYSQTLQVPGLISPSDQSTLQVLGTRLKWNLNSEATSYTLRIYSDQNLTKLVFKDDQVTSTSRVAENLQYNTVYYWTIQAFNSSRNSLESKAWSFRTMPHNAQAVTTHPRLLITQEDLPRLQSWANASNPMYPAFKQVLNSAIQTYDAKFFPGGIANPNWPDIGNTTWSAYVTESYAEFFAFWSLIDPDHTQRPVHAQRARNLLMYVIDQALLGPATGVPFRDPGFMTYDRSRVYGEGCPLTMDWIYNAKDINGKDILTKQDKAKIRTVFLRWCEEQLTAYNHPTPIGLINDKQIQITNRWILNNYYSGHARNMTFMSLSIDAEDDPEINSNLHYSALGNSLRSYLFNATGAWLYGQYAQYEKPEIVAADYNIPNHGLGMGSGGLSVEGSLYGLSIGWVAQQMLALKTAGWADETIIGKQAKLLESSYWSRLMEGMLHQIAPEPYIPPQATYYGPIYPVANYGDLLRTWVTPELMQLAAPIGLIDMKLGTNPARLNQCRWFSRNVLQGGAGLLNYRLSNTWSGSNATDALYYFLLFDPAAKVPIDPRPDLNTTFVDTAFNKILSRTDWTGNASWFNWQCHWTSINHQSGDGNQFEFFRKGEWLIKERSGYTNDGIGYTSAFHNTLGLQNTLPANLQWYEAPTIERGGQWTQGVNAGDPYVITSIHPNFVYATGDATNLYNRPNPFSANNASTDIEFASRSIVWLKPDHIIIYDRAKSKVPDRFKRFYIQLTAAPDVSGKSMQVSTPGGQNVFLSNLLPEHAVLTPSVAEDIHVLAQEEFTTHQLSIEDPANPQDVRFLNAIQGADGNASADSVLLIQSDSGTAFEGAAIKNTLVLFPKIWGEQLKTTSYIIPNHITKHIVTGLIPNGGYQATLLPIGSLCRVELSPGNQLHADSGGVLIIDHSLTDVKNTKLLESASLQMSPNPFQSNIQIQFDLKESEVLSLYILNSNGQKVQTVFKNKYFPKGQIQHTWTTAHIAAGNYLVLLQSGQNVLAHAFICKQ, via the coding sequence ATGTGGCATCAGATCGTTGTGAAATTCCCATTGTCGGTTATTCTGTTGAGTGTTTACACCCAATTATATTCCCAAACTTTACAAGTTCCGGGATTGATTTCTCCTTCGGATCAATCTACGCTTCAGGTTTTAGGGACCCGCTTAAAATGGAATCTCAATTCTGAAGCAACCAGCTATACACTCAGGATTTATTCAGATCAGAATTTGACAAAGCTTGTTTTTAAAGATGATCAAGTAACCAGCACCAGCAGGGTTGCAGAAAACTTGCAATACAATACGGTCTATTATTGGACCATACAAGCATTTAATTCAAGCAGAAACAGTCTTGAATCCAAGGCCTGGTCTTTTCGAACCATGCCGCACAATGCGCAGGCAGTCACAACACATCCCCGCTTATTAATTACACAAGAAGATCTTCCGCGCCTGCAGTCCTGGGCCAATGCAAGCAATCCAATGTATCCGGCATTCAAACAAGTTTTGAATAGCGCAATCCAAACCTATGATGCTAAGTTTTTTCCAGGTGGAATCGCTAATCCGAATTGGCCGGATATAGGCAACACGACGTGGTCAGCTTATGTTACAGAATCGTATGCAGAATTTTTTGCATTTTGGTCATTAATAGATCCGGATCACACGCAGAGACCTGTTCATGCACAACGTGCCCGAAATTTGTTGATGTATGTGATAGATCAAGCATTATTAGGTCCGGCCACAGGGGTACCATTTCGCGATCCTGGTTTCATGACCTATGACCGTTCGCGCGTTTATGGTGAAGGCTGTCCGCTTACAATGGACTGGATTTACAATGCAAAAGATATCAATGGAAAGGACATCCTGACTAAACAAGATAAAGCTAAAATCAGAACGGTGTTTTTGCGTTGGTGTGAAGAACAGCTGACTGCATACAATCATCCAACTCCAATTGGATTAATCAATGACAAACAAATTCAAATAACCAATCGGTGGATATTAAATAATTATTATTCCGGTCATGCACGGAATATGACCTTTATGTCACTTTCCATCGATGCTGAAGATGATCCGGAAATCAATTCGAATTTGCATTATTCAGCACTAGGAAACAGTTTACGCAGTTATCTTTTTAATGCAACCGGTGCCTGGTTGTATGGACAATATGCTCAATATGAAAAACCAGAAATTGTTGCAGCAGATTACAACATTCCAAATCACGGTTTGGGTATGGGCAGTGGCGGATTATCTGTTGAAGGCTCTTTGTATGGTTTGAGTATTGGTTGGGTCGCGCAACAAATGCTTGCACTGAAAACAGCTGGTTGGGCAGATGAAACGATTATTGGCAAGCAAGCAAAACTTTTGGAAAGTAGCTATTGGAGTCGCTTGATGGAAGGCATGCTTCATCAAATTGCTCCAGAGCCCTACATTCCACCACAAGCCACTTATTATGGTCCGATTTATCCAGTTGCTAATTATGGAGATTTGTTGCGAACTTGGGTAACTCCTGAATTAATGCAATTAGCTGCACCAATCGGTTTAATTGATATGAAATTAGGTACGAATCCAGCACGATTAAATCAATGCAGGTGGTTTTCAAGAAATGTATTACAAGGGGGAGCAGGTTTATTAAATTATAGATTGTCAAACACCTGGTCAGGTAGCAATGCTACCGATGCCTTATATTATTTTTTACTATTTGATCCGGCTGCTAAAGTTCCAATTGATCCTCGACCTGATTTAAATACAACATTTGTGGACACTGCTTTCAATAAAATATTGTCTCGAACAGATTGGACTGGAAATGCTTCTTGGTTTAACTGGCAGTGTCATTGGACCAGTATCAATCATCAAAGTGGGGATGGCAATCAATTTGAATTTTTTAGAAAAGGGGAGTGGTTGATCAAAGAACGAAGTGGGTATACCAATGATGGCATTGGATATACTTCTGCGTTTCACAACACGCTTGGATTACAAAATACATTGCCTGCAAATTTACAATGGTATGAAGCGCCAACCATCGAACGAGGTGGTCAATGGACACAGGGAGTAAATGCAGGCGATCCGTATGTGATCACCAGCATCCATCCAAATTTTGTTTATGCAACCGGCGATGCAACCAATTTATACAACCGACCCAACCCATTCAGTGCCAATAATGCATCAACTGATATAGAATTTGCAAGCCGATCCATTGTCTGGTTGAAACCAGATCACATCATTATTTATGATCGTGCAAAATCAAAAGTACCAGATCGTTTCAAACGATTTTATATTCAATTAACAGCAGCTCCAGATGTTTCTGGAAAATCCATGCAGGTGTCAACTCCCGGTGGGCAAAACGTTTTCTTATCCAATCTTTTACCTGAACATGCCGTATTAACTCCATCCGTTGCAGAAGACATTCATGTTTTGGCTCAAGAGGAATTTACTACACACCAACTTAGCATTGAGGATCCGGCCAACCCGCAAGATGTTCGTTTTTTGAATGCAATCCAAGGAGCTGATGGAAATGCATCCGCTGATTCCGTTTTGCTAATTCAATCGGATTCAGGGACTGCATTTGAAGGTGCTGCAATTAAAAATACTTTGGTGTTGTTTCCAAAGATCTGGGGCGAACAATTAAAAACCACCAGTTATATTATTCCAAATCACATTACAAAACATATTGTCACAGGATTAATACCGAATGGAGGCTATCAGGCAACATTGCTTCCAATTGGATCTCTTTGTCGGGTAGAACTCAGTCCGGGTAATCAATTGCATGCAGATTCCGGTGGCGTACTCATTATAGATCACAGCCTTACCGATGTAAAGAATACTAAACTCCTGGAGTCTGCAAGTTTGCAAATGAGCCCTAACCCTTTTCAATCCAACATACAAATACAATTTGATTTAAAAGAGTCTGAGGTTTTGAGTCTGTATATTTTAAATAGCAATGGGCAGAAAGTCCAAACCGTTTTTAAAAATAAATATTTCCCTAAGGGACAGATTCAACATACTTGGACGACAGCACATATTGCAGCTGGAAATTATTTGGTCCTGTTGCAATCTGGCCAAAATGTTTTAGCCCATGCTTTTATTTGCAAACAATAG